One Spiroplasma endosymbiont of Dioctria linearis DNA segment encodes these proteins:
- a CDS encoding ABC-F family ATP-binding cassette domain-containing protein, which produces MGLVFLDNLVHANGGKKLYDNTSFRLNRGEHIALIGPNGAGKTTLLNIIAGKMLCDKGELKIHPKTKIGYLDQHQDVDLNETVDSYLKGAFIELFELEARMNKIYEDMAIEYKEDDLVKALSYQDTLNLNDFDSIDKKIGNLVTGLGIGLEKLQATMGELSGGQRGKVILAKLLLSGDDFLLLDEPTNFLDLEQVKWLAKFLQSFEKAFIMVSHDNDFINKTCGIIYALDNLKLTRYVGNYDKYIEEAEIQKEQYDKAFVAQQREIKKLETYVAKNKARASTAKSAQSRQKQLEKIDVIQERRDLTKPKFSFSYKRPSTNVIVKAHNLIIGYDSPLLHELNFELREGEKCIISGRNGIGKTTFLKTMSTEIPAFKGEVELGNAVEYAYFKQIEDVRGISPVQYLINKFNDITESEARAKIAQFGVKSGLMMQPMEKLSGGEQTRVRLAALSMIPCSLLVLDEPTNHIDVLAKESLLEAIESFKGTVILTTHDINFSTNWANRTLDFSDLV; this is translated from the coding sequence ATGGGATTAGTTTTTTTAGATAATTTAGTACATGCTAATGGTGGGAAAAAATTGTATGACAATACAAGCTTTAGACTAAATAGAGGTGAACATATTGCTTTGATTGGTCCAAATGGAGCTGGGAAAACAACTTTATTAAACATAATAGCTGGAAAAATGTTATGTGATAAAGGTGAATTAAAAATACATCCAAAAACAAAAATTGGATATTTAGATCAACATCAAGATGTTGATCTAAATGAAACTGTTGATTCATATTTAAAAGGAGCCTTTATAGAACTTTTTGAATTAGAAGCAAGAATGAATAAAATTTATGAAGATATGGCTATTGAATATAAAGAAGATGATTTAGTAAAAGCTTTAAGTTATCAAGATACTTTAAATTTAAATGACTTTGATTCTATTGATAAAAAAATTGGAAATCTAGTTACTGGATTAGGAATAGGCTTAGAAAAACTTCAAGCAACAATGGGTGAACTAAGTGGAGGTCAAAGAGGTAAAGTAATACTTGCAAAATTATTATTAAGTGGAGATGATTTTTTATTACTTGATGAGCCTACAAACTTTTTAGATTTAGAACAAGTTAAATGACTAGCGAAATTCCTACAATCCTTTGAAAAGGCTTTCATAATGGTTTCACATGATAATGATTTTATTAATAAAACTTGTGGAATAATCTATGCACTTGATAATTTAAAGCTTACAAGATATGTTGGAAATTATGATAAATATATTGAAGAAGCAGAAATTCAAAAGGAGCAATATGACAAAGCTTTTGTAGCTCAACAAAGAGAAATTAAAAAACTAGAAACTTATGTTGCAAAAAATAAAGCAAGAGCTTCCACTGCAAAATCAGCGCAATCAAGACAAAAACAATTAGAAAAAATTGATGTAATACAAGAGAGAAGAGATTTAACAAAACCTAAATTTTCTTTTTCTTATAAAAGACCAAGTACTAATGTTATTGTAAAAGCTCATAATTTAATTATTGGCTATGACTCACCTCTTTTACACGAACTTAACTTTGAATTAAGGGAAGGAGAAAAATGTATTATTAGTGGTAGAAATGGTATTGGAAAAACAACATTTCTAAAAACTATGTCTACAGAAATACCTGCATTTAAAGGTGAAGTAGAACTTGGAAACGCTGTTGAATATGCTTACTTTAAGCAAATTGAAGATGTAAGAGGAATTAGTCCTGTTCAATATTTAATTAATAAATTTAATGATATTACTGAATCAGAAGCAAGAGCTAAAATTGCCCAATTTGGTGTTAAAAGTGGATTAATGATGCAACCAATGGAAAAATTATCTGGAGGAGAACAAACAAGAGTTAGATTAGCAGCTTTAAGTATGATTCCATGTAGTTTGCTAGTTCTCGATGAGCCAACTAATCATATTGATGTTTTAGCAAAAGAATCTTTATTGGAAGCAATAGAAAGCTTTAAGGGAACTGTAATTCTTACAACTCATGATATTAACTTCTCTACAAACTGAGCAAATAGAACACTAGATTTTTCAGATTTAGTCTAG
- a CDS encoding adenylosuccinate synthase: protein MKKYNSLVVVGAQWGDEGKGKMTDYFAQKANLVVRFAGGDNAGHVINFNGQKHKVTIIPSGIFNRRVTNIIANGCVVNLLNLVKEFEIIKQSGVDYGNLLISDRVQLILPYHVMIDEAQENERGENKIGTTKRGIGPAYQDKVSRLGIRLGELGEENFKERFKLVFDYQMKFLKNMFNIKALDFENTYKDLIEAYNKIKERVIDTDSFIESAIKEGKKVLFEGAQGALLDIDHGTYPYVTSSNTSANNASTGSGISHKLIDSTMGVVKAYSTRVGAGAFPTELNDKIGDGIRERGNEYGSNTKRPRRIGWLDAVALKHAIRTSGIDSIFITLLDVLSGVDEINICIKYELDGKEINNLPSVNQKYERCKPIYLSNPGWKEDITKVTSFDQLPHAARNYLMMIEKICEIKVSGFSVGPDREQTIILENIF from the coding sequence ATGAAAAAATATAATTCATTAGTTGTAGTTGGAGCCCAATGGGGTGATGAAGGTAAAGGTAAAATGACTGATTATTTTGCTCAAAAAGCAAATCTAGTTGTTAGATTTGCTGGTGGAGATAATGCAGGTCATGTTATTAATTTTAATGGTCAAAAGCATAAAGTTACAATAATTCCTTCAGGAATTTTTAATAGAAGAGTAACAAATATAATTGCAAATGGTTGTGTTGTAAATTTATTAAACTTAGTTAAAGAATTTGAAATTATTAAACAAAGTGGAGTTGATTATGGTAATCTTTTGATTTCAGATAGAGTTCAATTAATTTTACCTTATCATGTGATGATTGATGAAGCTCAGGAAAATGAACGTGGAGAAAATAAAATAGGAACTACAAAAAGAGGAATAGGACCTGCTTATCAAGATAAAGTCTCTAGATTAGGAATAAGACTTGGTGAATTAGGTGAAGAAAATTTCAAAGAGCGATTTAAATTAGTTTTTGATTATCAAATGAAATTTCTAAAGAATATGTTTAATATTAAAGCTTTGGATTTTGAAAATACATATAAAGATTTAATTGAAGCATACAATAAAATTAAAGAGAGAGTAATTGATACTGACTCATTTATTGAATCAGCAATTAAAGAAGGCAAAAAAGTTTTATTTGAAGGAGCTCAAGGAGCTCTATTGGATATAGATCATGGAACTTATCCTTATGTAACTAGTTCTAATACATCTGCAAATAATGCTTCAACAGGTAGTGGAATAAGTCATAAATTAATTGATTCAACTATGGGTGTTGTTAAGGCATATTCAACTAGAGTTGGTGCAGGTGCATTTCCTACGGAATTAAATGATAAAATTGGTGATGGAATAAGAGAACGTGGTAATGAGTATGGTTCAAATACAAAAAGACCTAGAAGAATTGGATGATTAGATGCTGTTGCATTAAAACACGCAATTAGAACATCTGGGATAGACTCAATATTTATTACATTACTTGATGTTTTATCAGGAGTTGATGAAATTAATATATGTATAAAATATGAATTAGATGGAAAAGAAATTAATAATTTGCCTAGTGTAAATCAAAAATATGAAAGATGTAAACCAATATATTTATCAAATCCTGGCTGAAAAGAAGATATAACTAAAGTAACTTCATTTGATCAATTACCACATGCTGCTAGAAATTATTTAATGATGATTGAAAAAATATGTGAAATAAAAGTATCAGGATTCTCAGTGGGACCAGATAGAGAACAAACAATAATATTAGAAAACATTTTTTAA
- the pth gene encoding aminoacyl-tRNA hydrolase, which translates to MPKLIVGLGNPGKNYLKTRHNAGFIAIDVLLEKYGFQKSAENFNAEIFFSNIKGEKVLFVKPQTFMNLSGEAIISILQYYKIEIKDFIVLYDDKDLELSKTRFRDTGSSGGHNGIKNIISHLKTENFNRLKIGIGNPGNYKIVDWVLSKMSEDEINLIKNQILNISSFVEEFIFVEDLKKIMNKFN; encoded by the coding sequence ATGCCTAAATTAATTGTTGGTTTAGGTAATCCTGGAAAAAACTATCTTAAAACAAGACATAATGCAGGCTTTATAGCTATTGATGTTTTATTAGAAAAATATGGTTTTCAAAAAAGTGCAGAAAATTTTAATGCTGAAATTTTCTTCTCAAATATAAAAGGAGAAAAGGTACTTTTTGTAAAGCCACAAACCTTTATGAATTTATCTGGAGAAGCAATTATATCAATATTGCAATATTATAAAATAGAAATTAAGGATTTTATAGTTTTGTATGACGATAAAGATTTGGAATTATCTAAAACTAGATTTAGAGATACTGGTAGTTCAGGTGGTCATAATGGAATTAAAAATATTATAAGTCATTTAAAAACTGAAAATTTTAATAGATTAAAAATAGGAATAGGCAATCCAGGAAATTATAAAATTGTGGATTGAGTATTATCAAAAATGTCAGAAGATGAAATTAATTTAATTAAAAATCAAATTTTAAATATTTCATCTTTTGTAGAAGAATTCATTTTTGTAGAAGATTTAAAAAAAATTATGAATAAGTTCAATTAA
- the rsmA gene encoding 16S rRNA (adenine(1518)-N(6)/adenine(1519)-N(6))-dimethyltransferase RsmA — MQYAKKKFGQNFITDKNLINKIIDILDQDEDHLIIEIGPGKGALTKELVKRFNKIIAIEIDRDMESILKSEINSEKLELVINDCLEVDFNELIEKHQYKQVSIISNTPYYITSEIIFKTLNISKKLNKAIFMVQKEVAQRICAKVNENNYNNLSVAAQLYSDIKYEFTVNKNMFKPIPKVDSAIISFKFNDTNLNKLNDNDLKFVSFVRKIFNNKRKTILNNLAVITNNKQEAFNILNKVEIKENLRPENISLDQFINIYNEVKKCY; from the coding sequence ATGCAATATGCAAAGAAAAAGTTTGGACAAAACTTTATAACAGATAAAAATTTAATTAATAAAATTATTGATATTTTAGATCAAGATGAGGATCATTTAATAATTGAAATTGGACCAGGAAAAGGAGCTTTAACAAAAGAGTTAGTTAAGAGATTTAATAAAATTATAGCCATAGAAATTGACAGAGATATGGAGAGCATTTTGAAATCAGAGATTAATTCTGAAAAACTTGAATTAGTAATTAATGATTGTCTAGAAGTTGATTTTAATGAACTAATAGAGAAACATCAGTATAAACAAGTTTCAATTATTTCAAATACTCCATATTACATCACAAGCGAAATAATTTTTAAAACGTTAAATATTTCTAAAAAATTAAATAAAGCAATATTTATGGTTCAAAAAGAAGTTGCTCAAAGAATTTGTGCAAAAGTTAATGAAAATAATTACAATAATTTATCAGTTGCTGCTCAGCTTTACTCGGATATAAAATATGAATTTACTGTTAATAAGAATATGTTTAAACCAATTCCAAAAGTTGATTCTGCAATTATTTCTTTTAAATTTAATGATACTAATTTAAATAAATTAAATGATAATGATTTAAAGTTTGTATCATTTGTAAGAAAGATATTTAATAATAAGAGAAAAACAATATTAAATAATTTAGCTGTTATTACAAATAATAAACAGGAAGCTTTTAATATTCTTAATAAGGTTGAGATAAAGGAAAATCTTAGACCAGAGAATATAAGTTTAGATCAGTTTATAAATATTTATAATGAGGTAAAGAAATGTTATTAA
- a CDS encoding ribose-phosphate pyrophosphokinase, translating into MNKQDIKIFGLSSNKNLTKKICEILGVEESQANTSKFLDGEMIVQSLDSVRGQEIYIVQSTNQPVNDNLMELLIAVDAFKRANAAKINVVIPYFGYARQDRKAKGRQPITSRLVANLIETAGAHRVITVDLHSAQIMGFFNIPTDNFSTAQIVASEIIDTISKNKLDPSQCILVSPDHGGLSRVHGVAKYTGNITNGIAVIAKRRPEPNKAEVEFILGDVKDKTCFIIDDMIDTGGTIIKGAQALREQGAKEIHIIACHGLFNGEAVSKMQAVIDNKTVNSVVVTDTIQIPEDRKFKGLKIISVAKLLARMIKSSYEKSSLTGVYNEEQDKIVKRVNAYIKGYKK; encoded by the coding sequence ATGAACAAACAAGATATTAAAATTTTTGGTTTATCATCAAACAAGAATTTAACAAAAAAAATATGTGAGATATTAGGGGTTGAAGAATCACAAGCAAATACATCAAAATTTTTAGATGGAGAAATGATTGTTCAATCACTGGATTCTGTTAGAGGACAAGAGATATATATTGTTCAATCAACAAATCAACCAGTAAATGATAATTTAATGGAGCTATTGATTGCAGTAGATGCTTTTAAAAGAGCAAATGCAGCTAAAATAAATGTTGTAATTCCATATTTTGGCTATGCTCGACAAGATAGAAAAGCAAAAGGTAGACAACCAATTACTTCAAGATTAGTTGCTAATCTTATTGAAACAGCTGGTGCACATAGAGTAATAACTGTTGATTTGCACTCTGCCCAAATTATGGGATTTTTCAATATTCCAACAGATAATTTTTCAACTGCTCAAATAGTAGCTTCAGAAATTATAGATACAATATCAAAAAATAAATTAGATCCATCACAGTGTATACTTGTATCTCCAGACCATGGAGGTTTATCAAGAGTACATGGTGTTGCAAAATATACAGGTAATATAACTAATGGTATTGCTGTTATTGCAAAAAGAAGACCAGAACCAAATAAAGCAGAAGTAGAATTTATTTTGGGAGATGTTAAGGATAAAACTTGTTTTATTATTGATGACATGATAGACACTGGTGGAACAATTATAAAAGGAGCTCAGGCTTTAAGAGAACAAGGTGCAAAAGAGATACATATAATTGCTTGTCACGGTTTATTTAATGGTGAAGCTGTTTCAAAAATGCAAGCAGTGATTGATAATAAGACTGTTAATAGTGTTGTTGTAACAGATACAATTCAAATTCCAGAAGATCGTAAATTTAAAGGATTAAAAATTATTTCTGTTGCAAAACTTCTTGCTCGAATGATAAAAAGCTCATATGAAAAATCTTCATTAACAGGAGTTTATAATGAAGAGCAAGATAAAATAGTAAAAAGAGTTAATGCATATATTAAAGGATATAAAAAATAG